The Coffea arabica cultivar ET-39 chromosome 2c, Coffea Arabica ET-39 HiFi, whole genome shotgun sequence genome includes the window CTTAGATCTACCTTCGCTTCCTAAACTTCCTTTACCCCAAAAGAGCCATGTGAAATTGATTTTAGGGACATCTATATCAGCTGTTGCATTCATGGGATTTGCTGTTCTGTTGTCTCTGTACATAGTCAGGAGGATCAAAAATATGGATGTGATTGAGGACTGGGAACATTCGGTAGGCCCACACCGATTCCCCTATAAAGAGCTCAAACAAGCAACCAGAGGTTTCAGAGACAAAGAGCTATTGGGGTTTGGCGGATTTGGCCGGGTTTATAAAGGAACTTTGCCTAACTCCAATATCCAAGTTGCAGTTAAGAGAATAAACCATGAATCGAAGCAGGGTTTGCGTGAATTCATATCAGAGATTGCCAGCATTGGCCGACTTAGGCACAGAAACTTGGTTCAGTTACTGGGGTGGTGTCGGAGGAGAGGTGATTTGTTACTTGTATATGACTTCATGCCCAATGGGAGCTTGGATAAGTACCTCTTTGATGAACCTGAGATGATTTTAACATGGGAACAGAGGTTCAAGATCATCAAAGGTGTCGCTTCTGGGCTCCTCTATCTACATGAAGGATGGGAACAAACTGTGATTCATAGAGACATCAAGGCAGGAAATGTTTTGTTGGACTCTGAGATGAATGGCAGGCTTGGGGACTTTGGACTTGCTAAGTTGTATGAGCATGGTTCAAATCCAAGCACAACAAGAGTTGTGGGAACATTGGGTTATTTAGCCCCTGAGCTTACGAAGACTGGTAAGCCTACCACAAGCTCTGATGTGTTTGCCTTTGGTGCATTCTTATTGGAAGTTGTATGCGGAAGAAGGCCAATAGAGCCAAAAGCATTGCCTGAGGAGTTGGTTTTGGTGGATTGGGTGTGGGATAGGTGGAAGAAAGGTGCGATGCTCGAGGCAGTCGACCCCAGGTTAGGAGGTCTTTATGATGAGGTAGAGGCAGTGGTGGTGCTTAAACTTGGATTAATGTGTTCCAGTAATTCCTCAGAAAGGAGGCCTAGCTTGAGGCAAGTGGTGAGACACTTGGAAGGTGAGGTGGTACTGCCGGATTTTGCTGCGGCACCTAATGAGTATAATGCGAAGAAAGGTGGTGGTCATGGTGGCGAGTTTGAGGACTTTGTGCATTCGTATCCAACATCCTCATTTGACAAGGTAAGCGCATGGTCGTCGGCTGACTACGCCGACAAGGATGATCTTGAAGCTGGTTCAATATCACCGCTCTCCGTTACTGGCTGGAAAGGGAAGCGGTGATTCCAGGATGGGAAGACCGATTCTCATCTTAGCTGCTTTGagatttcttcttgttttcatTGCTTAGAGGTTTCTGTTTACCAAGGGCCACTAATTAGCAGTAGCATCTAGTTTTAGGTATGAAATTATTAGAGGAATGCATGACCTTATGGACATTCCATCTCAGATCATTGTAGATTTGTGTGTGTTGCTGACAATTTATGTTGATATGAAAGTTCCAAATGTTTTGCATGCTTTTTTCAGGCCAACGGTACCATTAGTCTAAGCCTTCAGAAGAATGGAGTACGGATTTCTAATGTGGACTGTCAATCATTACGATCTTCATACAGTGGATGGTGGTGTCATGAAAACCAAGCGATCAATTACTGAATCAGCTTTTCGTCAAGATATTTGATTCGAGTGACGGACGCATTACATACTCTACTTTGATTCTGACTTTGCAGTTCCAGCCGTAAAAGGAGAAGAGGAACCAGCACCAAAGGCTGCAAAGATAATTACATTATTGTACAAGCAACCTGGGAAATTTATTATGTCTCACAAAGCTTTAACTAAAAAGAGGATCTTTTTTCCTAAAGATAATAAACTTCATTACTTGAGCAAAACTAATTTGCACGCCATCAGAAATCGATTTTGAAGTTTGATTTTACCGTCGCATAAAGAGAGCAGACGACAAATAGGTAGCTGATCAAGAACTACACAAACTTCATGAAAAGAAAGCTCTACTAAGCTGCATGCGTAGAGCCTGGAGAGAATATTTGCTGCAATATCGCGTTTTATTGGCATGCATGCATACTGAGCGAGAGGTCCAAATCATGATGCTCGCGAGAACCCGTCAGCGTTGCTGCAAGACTTGCCGACGGAGGCCTGCCAAGATTATTCACATTTACTGGAGAATCAAGATCCAATGATCAAGTCCGTGAATTTGTGTTTTGCTGCTAACATGAGCGCCGCCGGCAAGGCTCGTAAATCAGCAGCCATCAATCATATCAGATTAAGGACCAAGATGCATGGCAAGCCCCAGAAGAAAATTTCCATTGTGTTCCTGCAGAAAAGTTGGCTTACTGGCTCCATCACGATTCAACGCAATCCAATTTATCCCAAGGCCAATGAAGAGAGTCTTAAACAGGAAAGAGGATTACTATCTTGCTGCTTCAAAGTACAGAGGCATTAAGCCAATTTACACTTTTAGTGAAAGTCCAACCACATCCTGACTCAACACTCCTGCACAGAGCAAAAGTGCGCTCggaaaaaatcatgaaatcacaTAAAATGATACTCATTAAGAAAATATTTAAAGCCACCATAAGCATGATATCAACCTCTATTTTCGACGAGCATCATCCCCAGAGGATACAGGCTTTAGGAAGCTTTCTACTCAAAAACAATTATATGTCGAGGAATGGGCGGCTTTAGGGGGAGGGGAAGAGATGATGCTCCACTTCCTTAGGTGCATCAAATCCAATTTTTCCACACctttatttggtcaaaagtaTATTAGTTGGCACCACTTGCGTTCATTCTTtttccatcatgcaaaaagtgagAAGACCTTCGCATACTAATACCCTGCAGTGTTAtcctccattttcttcttcactgTCTTTAACCCCCTCAAAAATTTCATAATCATCGAAGCCTGCGTGCCAGCAAATCATGTCAGAAATGTCCAAGAGACAAGTTTCTAGCTAGTATTGGTACGGTAGCCATCAATTACCTGTACCCAGGGCTTCATAATCATCAATTGGTGTTCCTAAAAGCATTGTGTTGCCTAAAGGTGGATCAACTATCATCCAATCTGAGCTTTCCAAGTCTTCTGAGCATAACGGTTTCCCCGTCACCCAGTCCTCAAGAATGGAAATATGCTCATACGATATTGGGTCAACTGAATCCTGTTCTTTGTTCCTTtgaaccctaaaataatcaatgaAAGGCCATTGCTCCATTCAGTTTGTCTAACTCATTCTTTAGTTCCTTCAATACCAATTAATAGAGAATAAGTTCATTCTTCTACTTACATTTGCTTCAACCACAAGTTCTTTTGGACGAAGACAAGGTCATTAAGCCTCTGTCGCTCTAAGCAGTTTCTGGTATCATGCATCTGCTCATAAGGGATTTCATTTCGCTTGAAGTAGATCAAACTGCAAGTTTGACTCAGAATGCGGATGGCTAAACGTGCCAGATTTGGGCAACCCCCACCATAAGTTGACCACCACTCAGCTACAACCAtcaaattcaaaagtcaaaaagtgaaccaaaaaaaaaaaaagaatgaatgaaaGATCAACTGATTGTGGACATGAAAACCAAATAAAAGCACGTTTTTATACAAGGATATCATGAGTTAACTAGCATTTCTGTACAGTGCATGGATGAAAATACACACCAACAAGATATATCAGACAAACAACTAAGAGGGACATTAACGACACAAAAATCCTTTAAGTCTCATCCACCTCTCCACCTGCCCCAGAAAATGAAGCTACACAAGATAGAAATAAAACTAACATAATTTCCCATTAGAGTCAATAATGTTTGAATACTAACTACCAAGTCATATGACTATATTCCATCCTTGTCAAACTTTGTGACTACCGTATCCACACGTTAAATATTAAAGTGTCCTGGAACAAAGATGAATTGAGGTAAATACAGTCATATGACTTTGACACAAGACGAAAATAGCAATTGATGACAGGGAGTAGGGAATCTGAACACCCAAACAAAAAACGATCAAGTATAACAATACAGAAAATTGAATGGATGGATTGACATGTGAGAATCAAGGATTCACTACAAGCCTGAcattggaaaaggaaaaaaaaataaataactaagaAGTAGCAGCAGCAGAAGACATAGCATAACAGGACACGGAAGCTGCTATTTGATCTTAATAAAGACGGACCTGGAAGTAAAGTATCTCTAGCTCTAACAGCCATCTTTCGTCCAAAATCTCCAGCACCATTGTGATAAGAACCTATCTCTTTCACAACTTTATCTTGAAATTTTGGGTCTGGAACCAACTTCTCAATGCAGTCATATACCAGTGAACGGATATGAAGATGTACATCACCTTCGGTACTGTAAAAGAAGTTAGGATTTAGGTAGAAACCAGCAGCATGAAGAGGATGACGCTGAAGTTGTTCCCATCTATGATCTATAATATCCCAATACGTGGAATATTCCTTCTTATCAGTGAGTTCTTTCTTAATTGTTTCTTTGGCTCGATATACTCCAGCATAAACATATCCCATGGCAGGCCTCTTGTCGCTTCCAACTATCCTCAGAAGTCTCAAAAGTGGATCAACTAATCGAGTAAGTAAGGCACAAGTGGACCAAAATGATTGATTACCAATATAATCTAGCACAGCAAATGCCTCTGGTTTCTTTGAGTATGGGCTCTCCATCCACTCCTCTGAAGCGACCATGGATTGCAAATTGTGTCTTATGTTAACCATTCGCTTCAACGTCGTAAAATGTGTTGCAGAGCGAGTGATTCCCAGATCAACTAAATCAACTCCAAAAGTGTACCGTCTCATCATGTTCAGAACAACATTATGATTATACATGAATCTTGATATTGTTCTGGCTTGGTCAAGTACTGATTTTACCCACTCAAGCCTGCTGATGTCCTCAAGCATCAAACTTATGCAGTGAGCAGCACAAGGAGTCCAGAATACAGAGGGATAAGAATCAGTCAGTCTTCTAGCAGCAGCAAGATATCGCTCGTCACTATTAGTAATTACTTGCATCACATTTCTCACACCAACTTCTTCTACCACCTCCTTAAGCAATTCAAACAGAGAATCCTCAGAGTTTATCAAGTTGGTTATATCTGCAGACCTGAAAAACATTGTCCCTTCGGAGCTATTTACCAAGAAACTTACAAAAGTTTTACCTTTTTCTGAAACCCATTCATCTACCAATACAGAACATCCTGTCTTTCCCCAAGAACCTGTGTATTGGTCAATATCATTTCTAACTTCTTGAACTGCATTCTTCAAGATCCAGCTCCGAAGATCATGGTAAGATGGTCCAACAACGCCATCACTTTGAGAAGCAATCGCCTCAATCATGGGTTGGAAATAAACTGAATTCACAGCATCTAAAGGTACCCCTACGTCAAACAAAAACCGCCCTATTGCCATATGGACATGATTATTCACCTTTTTCGTAGCTATAGCTGCATTACTACAAGCAACAATTGCATTAGGATTGACAGAACTAGATGGTTTTCTAACTCTCCCCTTCTTCTTCCTACCACTTGCTTtatttcctcctcctccttcctccCTACCCACAAAAAAATTCGAGTCCTGTTCAAGCGTATCTGGGACAGGAAGCAAGTTAACTTCAGTGTTTAGACCGCAATTATTAATAGTCAAAGCATCAACTTCACTAGCATTATCCACATTATAATTGGTTATTTCTTCAGCAAGTTTttgctttttcctctttttcataACAACCCCATTCAAGCTCTCTTGCATTAGAAGGCGAACATCAGGCAGAACTCTCAAACAACTAGAGGCATTACCCTTTTGCCCAGCTAGATGTTCCTTAATCCTATGGATTCCACCACCCTTAAAAATCTTCCCACAATACACACACTTGAGCTGAACCCTTTCACCATTCTTATACATTTGACAGTGCTTCCATGCAGGATCATGTTTTTGTGATGTCACAGGTACCAGTTCCATATCTGAAGCCATGTTttaattttcatccaaaaacataaTAACACAACAATCACTAGGACCCTTTGTACTTCATTAAATATCTATCACTCCACAAATGTACATGCTCCCCTTTTCAAGAACATCCCCAAAGGTACAACAATATTAATTCTGCTAAGGTACAAATAATATATaatcaaattttttatgaagaagaggaaaagggATTACATAACTTACTTGGGTTCGGTCGGATTTCGTATTTAGTAGTAGTACAATTAATCCTTCTCGTGACAAAGACCGAGTCGGGGAAGGGTGGGAAGGGTTTGAGTTGGGAAACAAGGAATATATAGGTGGGTGAAGAGTCGATTGGATTGGATGACCGGATGGACCGGTTTGGGGGCAGCGGTCAGGCCCGTGAGGGGATTTAATGAGGAGTCGGGGTTTTTTGTTTTATGCGGGCGTTGGCCCGTTGGATGGGTGCAGAACCGGTCAAGGCCATTGTTGGGTGGGGCCGGTCTGTGGAGTGTAGACCGGAGGACTTGGTTGCCCACTGCCGAGGAGCCGGAAACGCTGATGACGCCAGCTGGATCCGGCCGCAGACCGCAGACTTCGACTACTGAACCGGCGATTCTTCTGTTTAACCCATTGCCCTTTTGCGCTCAAATTTTTAGGCAAAGTTACCACTACTATTATTATTCTCCGAACCGGAAATTTTGCAGGACTTCCTCTTAATAATAGTATACATTATCGTGTACCATCGCCTTGAAATTTAGGCAAGTATCCCGGAAATTCTGGTGTGTAACTCTAATTTCTTGGCTTCCGGAGAAATTGCTACTAGTCTGTAACTTAGTTGTATGCAAATGAGCATACAAAAGAGTATGCACTTGTGCTGTTTCCATGACATGTTTTATGCTGGAAACTAATGTAATCCTCATAATCTCTTGGCCACCATACAAACTCATGTTGGTtactttttttctgttttaaactTGTTTCATCCTTTTTAGCACAAAAACCCTCTGGGAGATACGAGATTAAGAGCCATGTTTATGCATCCATGACAAATTACATCGTGCCATCTTGTTGCATGAAATTAAGCATCTTAGGTGCAACTAAGAAGATCCCCCTGCCTCAGGTCAGGTATCAATCTTCAACTATTGGCATTTTGCTTGATCCCCTGTTAAACTGAAAGTGTTACGAGTACTACTTCTCTCAAGATCACAACTGTTTTTCTCAAGCTATTTCTAAAGTACAGATCTTGATCATGAAACATCGAAACTAGCCCCAAGTTCCTACTTTCCTTCACAGCGAACTATGGCCACAGCTATAAAGGAGAAGGGAGAAAAATCCCATTAGCTATAAAGTAGTATTGATTAGGGATGACAAAAGTGTGAAAAATGATTGATTCGTTGAATATCGGACGGTACAATCCATTATTGATCTTGAATACTATTATAAGTACTTTCTCATTTAAAAACATGAAGGCATTTGAGAACAGCTCATCCTTTGATATCCAAAAGCAGTATCCAAATGATTCTTTTGTTTAGGCATAGCATTTTATCATGGTGCCTTTTAGCTAAGCCTTCAGCCCAAAGCTATTTTGTATTATTCCTTCTCGGATCCTTATCCATTGATACTGATTTGATGAAAGTTATGGGTAATGCTAGTAAAAAGGACATTACTTAACCTTTAAGATCCACCAAGCACCTGTATCGCTCGTAGGTTTAACCTCCTTTGTCGTGTTCCGAACGATCCAAGTTCAAAGATTCCCTCAACTATGTCCGCCGCTGTACGCTTCACTGCAGTTTTCTCAAAGGTGTCGACTTCCCAAGATACGGATGAAGCTAACTTTGTTCGTTTTACTGGAAGCTTATTAATTCTCGTAATCTGCATGGTTCACAGTTTAATCG containing:
- the LOC113725443 gene encoding L-type lectin-domain containing receptor kinase S.4-like codes for the protein MAKKLFLSFLVLIFLPSLLLSQSVEFLHAGFKDAGTNVTLNGAAEIEDSGIVKLTNDTEKLLGHAFQSNAILFKNSTTGKVFSFSTAFAFSIVPQFNSVNLGGHGMAFAISPTKEFKGAFSRQYLGLVNSNDNGNSSNHFLAVEFDTVQDLEFKDINDNHVGIDINSVISNASVPAGYFADGNSTILDLNLKSGSIIQAWIDYDSSKNQLNVTLSLSSSKPNSSILSLDVDLSPIFEDYMYVGFSASTGLLAASHCVFGWSFKINGQAQSLDLPSLPKLPLPQKSHVKLILGTSISAVAFMGFAVLLSLYIVRRIKNMDVIEDWEHSVGPHRFPYKELKQATRGFRDKELLGFGGFGRVYKGTLPNSNIQVAVKRINHESKQGLREFISEIASIGRLRHRNLVQLLGWCRRRGDLLLVYDFMPNGSLDKYLFDEPEMILTWEQRFKIIKGVASGLLYLHEGWEQTVIHRDIKAGNVLLDSEMNGRLGDFGLAKLYEHGSNPSTTRVVGTLGYLAPELTKTGKPTTSSDVFAFGAFLLEVVCGRRPIEPKALPEELVLVDWVWDRWKKGAMLEAVDPRLGGLYDEVEAVVVLKLGLMCSSNSSERRPSLRQVVRHLEGEVVLPDFAAAPNEYNAKKGGGHGGEFEDFVHSYPTSSFDKVSAWSSADYADKDDLEAGSISPLSVTGWKGKR
- the LOC113725442 gene encoding uncharacterized protein isoform X3 gives rise to the protein MAIGRFLFDVGVPLDAVNSVYFQPMIEAIASQSDGVVGPSYHDLRSWILKNAVQEVRNDIDQYTGSWGKTGCSVLVDEWVSEKGKTFVSFLVNSSEGTMFFRSADITNLINSEDSLFELLKEVVEEVGVRNVMQVITNSDERYLAAARRLTDSYPSVFWTPCAAHCISLMLEDISRLEWVKSVLDQARTISRFMYNHNVVLNMMRRYTFGVDLVDLGITRSATHFTTLKRMVNIRHNLQSMVASEEWMESPYSKKPEAFAVLDYIGNQSFWSTCALLTRLVDPLLRLLRIVGSDKRPAMGYVYAGVYRAKETIKKELTDKKEYSTYWDIIDHRWEQLQRHPLHAAGFYLNPNFFYSTEGDVHLHIRSLVYDCIEKLVPDPKFQDKVVKEIGSYHNGAGDFGRKMAVRARDTLLPAEWWSTYGGGCPNLARLAIRILSQTCSLIYFKRNEIPYEQMHDTRNCLERQRLNDLVFVQKNLWLKQMVQRNKEQDSVDPISYEHISILEDWVTGKPLCSEDLESSDWMIVDPPLGNTMLLGTPIDDYEALGTGFDDYEIFEGVKDSEEENGG
- the LOC113725442 gene encoding uncharacterized protein isoform X2 — its product is MELVPVTSQKHDPAWKHCQMYKNGERVQLKCVYCGKIFKGGGIHRIKEHLAGQKGNASSCLRVLPDVRLLMQESLNGVVMKKRKKQKLAEEITNYNVDNASEVDALTINNCGLNTEVNLLPVPDTLEQDSNFFVGREEGGGGNKASGRKKKGRVRKPSSSVNPNAIVACSNAAIATKKVNNHVHMAIGRFLFDVGVPLDAVNSVYFQPMIEAIASQSDGVVGPSYHDLRSWILKNAVQEVRNDIDQYTGSWGKTGCSVLVDEWVSEKGKTFVSFLVNSSEGTMFFRSADITNLINSEDSLFELLKEVVEEVGVRNVMQVITNSDERYLAAARRLTDSYPSVFWTPCAAHCISLMLEDISRLEWVKSVLDQARTISRFMYNHNVVLNMMRRYTFGVDLVDLGITRSATHFTTLKRMVNIRHNLQSMVASEEWMESPYSKKPEAFAVLDYIGNQSFWSTCALLTRLVDPLLRLLRIVGSDKRPAMGYVYAGVYRAKETIKKELTDKKEYSTYWDIIDHRWEQLQRHPLHAAGFYLNPNFFYSTEGDVHLHIRSLVYDCIEKLVPDPKFQDKVVKEIGSYHNGAGDFGRKMAVRARDTLLPAEWWSTYGGGCPNLARLAIRILSQTCSLIYFKRNEIPYEQMHDTRNCLERQRLNDLVFVQKNLWLKQMVQRNKEQDSVDPISYEHISILEDWVTGKPLCSEDLESSDWMIVDPPLGNTMLLGTPIDDYEALGTGFDDYEIFEGVKDSEEENGG
- the LOC113725442 gene encoding uncharacterized protein isoform X1 yields the protein MASDMELVPVTSQKHDPAWKHCQMYKNGERVQLKCVYCGKIFKGGGIHRIKEHLAGQKGNASSCLRVLPDVRLLMQESLNGVVMKKRKKQKLAEEITNYNVDNASEVDALTINNCGLNTEVNLLPVPDTLEQDSNFFVGREEGGGGNKASGRKKKGRVRKPSSSVNPNAIVACSNAAIATKKVNNHVHMAIGRFLFDVGVPLDAVNSVYFQPMIEAIASQSDGVVGPSYHDLRSWILKNAVQEVRNDIDQYTGSWGKTGCSVLVDEWVSEKGKTFVSFLVNSSEGTMFFRSADITNLINSEDSLFELLKEVVEEVGVRNVMQVITNSDERYLAAARRLTDSYPSVFWTPCAAHCISLMLEDISRLEWVKSVLDQARTISRFMYNHNVVLNMMRRYTFGVDLVDLGITRSATHFTTLKRMVNIRHNLQSMVASEEWMESPYSKKPEAFAVLDYIGNQSFWSTCALLTRLVDPLLRLLRIVGSDKRPAMGYVYAGVYRAKETIKKELTDKKEYSTYWDIIDHRWEQLQRHPLHAAGFYLNPNFFYSTEGDVHLHIRSLVYDCIEKLVPDPKFQDKVVKEIGSYHNGAGDFGRKMAVRARDTLLPAEWWSTYGGGCPNLARLAIRILSQTCSLIYFKRNEIPYEQMHDTRNCLERQRLNDLVFVQKNLWLKQMVQRNKEQDSVDPISYEHISILEDWVTGKPLCSEDLESSDWMIVDPPLGNTMLLGTPIDDYEALGTGFDDYEIFEGVKDSEEENGG